A section of the Lynx canadensis isolate LIC74 chromosome A1, mLynCan4.pri.v2, whole genome shotgun sequence genome encodes:
- the SETDB2 gene encoding histone-lysine N-methyltransferase SETDB2 isoform X2, protein MEQALSSSAKDAPDQLPHPTGVFQVAEKMEKRTCALCPKDSEYSVLYIAKKETIAAHENCLLYSSALVECEDHDPSNDDRSFDVESVKKEIHRGRRLTCAFCNKRGATVGCDIKACLKSYHFFCAKNAHAVLQTDRSRGIYKVFCQQHAALKDTHDGKSLSGVSPTHYKQKTNRGYGLKRKRGRKKRLSTGVPVQPSETMILNRFIQEVKEEESRHTDAIRSSVKIDFLKKCKKVGLLDDLFEEILDKLHLIQERLMDETASESDYEEIGTSLFDSRLFEDTCVNFQTAIENKIDQCEERQKQLKEEIEGLQDLKKTLRSLQEDRELRSSSTSVSSGSSKDYYFLGQE, encoded by the exons ATGGAGCAAGCGTTGTCTTCCTCGGCCAAGGACGCGCCGGaccagctcccccaccccactg GTGTCTTTCAGGTtgcagaaaagatggaaaaaaggacATGTGCACTCTGCCCCAAAGACTCCGAGTATAGTGTCCTATACATTGCAAAAAAAGAGACTATAGCTGCTCATGAAAATTGTTTG CTGTATTCTTCAGCACTTGTGGAATGTGAGGATCATGATCCAAGTAATGACGACAGAAGTTTTGATGTGGAGTcagtaaagaaagaaatccataGAGGAAGGAGGTTG ACATGCGCATTCTGTAACAAAAGAGGAGCCACCGTGGGATGTGATATAAAAGCCTGTCTCAAGAGTTACCACTTTTTCTGTGCCAAGAACGCCCACGCAGTTCTACAAACCGATAGATCTCGAGGAATTTATAA AGTGTTCTGCCAACAACATGCTGCACTGAAAGACACTCATGATG GAAAGTCTCTGTCTGGTGTCTCCCCTACTCACTACAAGCAGAAGACCAACCGAGGATATG gactgaaaagaaaaagaggaagaaagaaacgcCTCTCAACAGGCGTTCCTGTACAG ccATCTGAAACAATGATACTCAATAGATTCATACAAGaagtgaaggaagaggagagcagaCACACAG atgCAATTAGATCAAGTGTGAAAATTGATTTTCTTAAGAAATGTAAGAAAGTGGGGCTTCTTGatgatttatttgaagaaatattagaCAAACTTCATTTGATTCAAGAAAGACTCATGGATGAGACTGCTTCCGAATCAG ACTATGAAGAAATTGGGACTTCACTTTTTGACAGTAGATTGTTTGAAGACACATGTGTAAATTTTCAAACAG CAATAGAGAATAAAATTGATCAATGTGAAGAAAGGCAGAAGCAACTGAAGGAAGAGATTGAAGGACTTcaggacttaaaaaaaaccttgcGGTCTCTTCAAGAAGATAGAGAACTTAGGTCAAGTTCTACTTCAGTATCTTCCGGGTCTTCTAAGGATTACTATTTCCTGGGCCAGGAATGA